One window of Pectobacterium carotovorum genomic DNA carries:
- a CDS encoding mandelate racemase family protein produces the protein MKIESIDVTVFTYPTRRVSDSAGHSHPGAENQAKMALLTITADDGQKGYAFAPPEVIRPHIVNAFFRKVLIGQNPFDRERLWQDLVHWQRGSANQLTDRALSIVESALWDLQGRVLNMPVHKLLGGYREKVPAYGSTMCGDELEGGLSTPDEYGQFAEKLVQRGYKAIKLHTWMPPVSFAPSPKIDVQACAAVREAVGPDICLMLDGYHWYSRSDALYIGRELQKLDFTWFEEPMEEQSMASYSWLTKSLDIDVIGPESLSGKYFSRADWVKEGACDILRAGVQGVGGLWPCMKVASLAESFGMDCEVHGNGAPNLNVVGAIKNCRWYERGLLHPFLDYDEPAAYLNSIVDPMDSEGFVHLPQRPGLGEDINFDWIEEHTLSKE, from the coding sequence GTGAAAATAGAATCAATTGATGTCACCGTCTTCACTTATCCCACACGCCGGGTTTCCGACAGTGCGGGTCATTCACACCCGGGAGCCGAGAATCAGGCCAAGATGGCGCTGTTAACCATCACGGCAGATGACGGCCAAAAAGGTTACGCTTTCGCTCCGCCGGAAGTGATTCGTCCTCATATCGTTAATGCTTTCTTCCGCAAAGTGCTGATCGGGCAGAATCCGTTCGATCGTGAGCGCCTGTGGCAGGATCTGGTGCACTGGCAGCGCGGTAGCGCCAACCAATTGACCGACCGTGCGCTGTCGATTGTGGAATCCGCACTGTGGGATCTGCAAGGCCGTGTGCTGAACATGCCTGTGCATAAACTGCTCGGCGGCTACCGTGAAAAAGTCCCTGCTTACGGCAGTACCATGTGTGGCGATGAGCTGGAAGGCGGTTTATCTACGCCAGACGAATACGGCCAGTTTGCCGAAAAGCTGGTGCAGCGCGGCTATAAAGCCATCAAGTTGCATACCTGGATGCCACCGGTGTCGTTCGCGCCTAGCCCGAAGATTGATGTACAAGCCTGTGCAGCGGTGCGTGAAGCGGTTGGTCCGGATATCTGCCTGATGCTGGATGGCTACCACTGGTATAGCCGTAGCGATGCGCTGTACATCGGTCGTGAACTGCAAAAGCTCGATTTCACTTGGTTCGAAGAGCCGATGGAAGAACAGAGTATGGCGTCCTACAGCTGGCTGACCAAGAGCCTGGATATCGATGTCATCGGGCCGGAAAGTCTGTCAGGTAAATACTTCAGCCGTGCTGACTGGGTTAAAGAAGGCGCATGCGACATTTTACGTGCGGGCGTGCAAGGCGTGGGCGGTCTCTGGCCGTGTATGAAGGTCGCGAGCCTGGCAGAATCCTTCGGTATGGACTGCGAAGTCCACGGTAACGGTGCGCCAAACCTCAACGTCGTTGGGGCGATCAAAAACTGTCGCTGGTATGAGCGCGGGCTGCTGCATCCTTTCCTCGATTATGACGAACCTGCTGCGTATCTGAATTCGATTGTCGATCCGATGGACAGCGAGGGCTTTGTGCATCTGCCGCAGCGTCCAGGGCTGGGAGAAGATATTAATTTTGACTGGATTGAGGAGCATACCCTAAGTAAAGAATAG
- a CDS encoding nitrite reductase large subunit has product MNKVRLAVIGNGMVGHRFIEELLDKAPTSTYDITVFCEEPRVAYDRVHLSSYFAHHTVEELSLVREGYYEKNGVKVLLGERAITINRSEKAIHSNSGRTVYYDKLIMATGSYPWIPSIKGSNGQDCFVYRTIEDLNAIENCARRSKRGAVIGGGLLGLEAAGALKHLGVETHVIEFAPVLMAEQLDAQGGALLQRKIENMGVRVHTSKNTQAIQHSGLENRKTMVFADGSTLEVDFIVFSTGIRAQDKLARQCALEIGPRGGIAINDWCQTSDPDVYAIGECAAWQGRPFGLVAPGYKMAQVAVDHLLGHENRFQGADMSAKLKLMGVDVGGIGDAHGHTPGSRSYMWLDENKETYKRLIVSADNKTLLGAVLVGDTRDYGNLLQFMLNKIPLPDSPEALILPASAGSAKPTLGVDALPESAQICSCFDVSKGDIIKAINGGCHTVAALKETTKAGTGCGGCIPLLTQVLNAELSKQGIEVNNHLCEHFAYSRQELYHLIQIEKIKTFDQLLEKHGSGYGCEVCKPTAASLLASCWNEYVLKPQHTPLQDSNDNFLGNIQKDGTYSVIPRSAGGEITPDGLIAIGRIAKQYNLYTKMTGSQRMALFGVQKDDLPDVWAQLIEAGFETGHAYAKALRMAKTCVGSTWCRFGVGDSVGFGVELENRYKGIRTPHKMKFGVSGCTRECAEAQGKDVGIIATEKGWNLYVCGNGGMKPRHADLLAADLDRETVVSYLDRFMMFYIRTADKLQRTSVWLDNLEGGIDYLRNVIVKDKLGINDQLEADIARLREGYTCEWQATLEDPEAQKRFAHFINSPVRDPNVQMVSERQQHRPARPAERIPVKQIELEGESA; this is encoded by the coding sequence ATGAACAAAGTCAGACTCGCTGTTATCGGTAACGGGATGGTTGGCCACCGTTTTATCGAAGAGTTGCTGGATAAGGCCCCAACGTCCACCTACGATATTACCGTTTTTTGTGAAGAACCCCGCGTTGCCTACGATCGTGTCCACCTCTCTTCCTACTTCGCTCACCACACGGTAGAAGAGCTCTCTTTAGTACGCGAAGGCTACTACGAAAAGAATGGCGTTAAAGTCCTGCTCGGTGAACGCGCCATCACCATCAACCGCAGTGAAAAAGCCATTCACTCCAATTCCGGCCGTACCGTGTATTACGACAAGTTAATCATGGCCACCGGCTCCTATCCGTGGATCCCGTCAATCAAAGGATCAAACGGGCAGGACTGTTTCGTCTACCGCACCATTGAAGATCTGAACGCCATCGAAAACTGCGCACGCCGCAGCAAACGCGGCGCAGTAATAGGCGGGGGTCTATTAGGTCTGGAAGCGGCTGGCGCGCTGAAACACCTTGGCGTGGAAACGCACGTCATTGAGTTCGCCCCGGTGCTCATGGCTGAACAGCTGGATGCACAGGGCGGCGCCCTGCTGCAACGCAAGATTGAAAACATGGGTGTGCGTGTGCACACCAGCAAGAATACGCAGGCCATTCAGCATTCCGGTCTGGAAAACCGCAAGACGATGGTGTTTGCCGACGGCAGCACGCTGGAAGTCGACTTCATCGTGTTCTCGACCGGTATCCGTGCACAGGACAAACTGGCGCGTCAGTGTGCACTGGAAATCGGCCCACGCGGCGGTATCGCGATTAACGACTGGTGCCAAACCTCCGATCCGGACGTCTACGCTATCGGCGAATGTGCCGCCTGGCAGGGCCGTCCATTTGGGCTGGTCGCACCCGGCTACAAGATGGCGCAGGTTGCCGTCGACCACCTGTTAGGGCATGAAAACCGATTCCAGGGTGCCGACATGAGCGCCAAACTCAAGCTGATGGGCGTGGATGTTGGCGGGATTGGTGATGCACACGGCCATACGCCGGGCTCTCGCAGCTACATGTGGCTGGATGAAAATAAAGAAACCTACAAACGCCTGATCGTCAGCGCCGACAATAAAACGCTGCTCGGGGCCGTATTGGTCGGCGACACGCGGGATTACGGCAACCTGCTGCAATTCATGCTGAACAAAATCCCGCTGCCGGATTCTCCTGAAGCGCTGATTCTTCCGGCATCCGCTGGCAGTGCGAAACCGACGCTGGGTGTCGATGCGCTGCCAGAAAGTGCGCAAATCTGCTCCTGCTTCGACGTGTCTAAAGGCGACATCATCAAAGCGATTAACGGCGGCTGTCATACCGTCGCGGCGCTTAAAGAAACCACCAAAGCCGGTACTGGCTGCGGCGGCTGTATCCCGCTGCTTACGCAGGTGTTAAACGCGGAACTCAGCAAACAGGGGATCGAAGTCAATAATCACCTGTGTGAACACTTCGCCTATTCGCGTCAGGAGCTGTACCACCTGATCCAAATCGAAAAAATCAAAACGTTCGATCAACTGCTGGAGAAACACGGTTCAGGCTACGGCTGTGAAGTCTGTAAACCAACCGCCGCGTCTCTGTTGGCTTCCTGCTGGAACGAGTACGTGCTCAAACCGCAGCACACGCCGTTGCAGGATTCTAACGATAACTTCCTCGGCAATATCCAGAAAGACGGCACCTACTCCGTGATCCCACGCTCCGCAGGCGGGGAAATCACACCGGATGGCCTGATCGCCATTGGCCGCATCGCGAAGCAATACAACCTGTACACCAAAATGACCGGCTCTCAGCGCATGGCGCTATTCGGCGTACAGAAAGACGATCTACCTGACGTGTGGGCTCAGCTCATCGAAGCCGGGTTTGAAACCGGCCACGCTTACGCCAAGGCGTTACGTATGGCAAAAACCTGCGTCGGCAGCACCTGGTGCCGCTTTGGCGTCGGCGACAGCGTGGGCTTTGGCGTAGAACTGGAAAACCGCTACAAAGGCATCCGCACCCCACACAAAATGAAATTTGGCGTCTCCGGCTGTACGCGGGAATGTGCAGAAGCACAGGGTAAAGACGTGGGGATTATCGCCACCGAAAAAGGCTGGAACCTCTATGTATGCGGCAACGGCGGGATGAAGCCGCGCCACGCCGACCTGCTGGCAGCCGACTTAGATCGCGAAACGGTAGTCAGCTACCTGGACCGTTTCATGATGTTCTATATCCGTACAGCCGATAAGCTCCAACGCACGTCTGTCTGGCTGGATAACCTCGAAGGCGGCATCGACTATCTGCGCAATGTGATTGTGAAAGACAAGCTTGGCATTAACGATCAGCTTGAAGCGGATATCGCACGGCTGCGAGAAGGCTATACCTGCGAATGGCAGGCGACGCTGGAAGATCCAGAAGCACAGAAACGCTTTGCCCACTTCATTAACAGCCCAGTACGTGACCCGAATGTGCAAATGGTGAGTGAACGTCAACAACACCGTCCGGCGCGCCCTGCCGAGCGCATTCCGGTGAAACAGATTGAACTGGAAGGGGAAAGCGCATGA
- the nirD gene encoding nitrite reductase small subunit NirD, whose translation MSQWTTVCKLDDILPGTGVCALVEQQQIAVFRPRNDEQVYAISNIDPFAQASVLSRGIVGEHQDDLWVASPLKKQHFRLYDGFCLEDGAYSVAAYDTQVTNGNVQISIADRDIAVDNSQPLP comes from the coding sequence ATGAGCCAGTGGACAACCGTATGTAAGTTAGACGACATCCTGCCCGGCACCGGCGTTTGCGCACTCGTCGAGCAGCAACAGATTGCCGTGTTCCGCCCACGTAACGATGAGCAGGTTTACGCCATCAGCAATATCGATCCGTTCGCGCAGGCTAGCGTGTTAAGCCGTGGGATAGTAGGCGAGCATCAAGACGATCTTTGGGTCGCAAGCCCATTGAAAAAACAGCATTTCCGCCTTTATGATGGCTTCTGTCTGGAGGATGGAGCCTATTCTGTTGCAGCTTATGATACTCAGGTAACAAACGGTAATGTGCAAATATCTATCGCAGACCGTGACATCGCGGTTGATAATAGCCAACCATTACCCTAA
- the cobA gene encoding uroporphyrinogen-III C-methyltransferase — MDYLPIFCQLHDKPCLLVGGGEIAERKARLLLDAGAVITVNALDFNDQFRAWEQDAQLTLVHGTFDPTLLDEVWLVIAATDDQGVNNHVYASASERRIFCNVVDSPERASFIMPSIIDRSPLMVAVSSGGAAPVLARLLREKLESILPQNLGKLATYAGELRSRVKSRFRNMSARRRFWEKLFVHDRLAQALANDNSQSVNQLTELLFSAPLDDRGEVTLVGAGPGDAGLLTLKGLQHLQQADIVVYDRLVSKEILNLSRRDAERIFVGKASGYHSVPQDQINQLLEEKARAGHRVVRLKGGDPFIFGRGAEELEHLQQAGIPFSVVPGITAASGCSAYSGIPLTHRDHSQGVRLITGHVKHDTDLDWSSLAAEKQTLVFYMGLQQAEYIQNKLIEQQLPETVPVAIIENGTSTKQRVLSGQLSQLSELAQQASSPSLIIIGNVVGLREKLSWFSDQTA; from the coding sequence ATGGATTACCTGCCAATATTCTGTCAGTTGCACGATAAACCTTGTCTATTGGTAGGAGGAGGGGAAATAGCCGAGCGTAAAGCCCGGCTATTGCTGGATGCTGGCGCAGTGATTACCGTCAATGCGCTAGATTTTAACGATCAATTTCGAGCCTGGGAGCAGGATGCTCAATTAACGCTGGTACACGGCACCTTCGATCCCACGTTACTGGACGAGGTGTGGCTGGTGATTGCCGCTACCGACGATCAGGGCGTCAATAACCATGTCTATGCCAGCGCCAGCGAGCGCCGGATTTTCTGTAACGTAGTGGATTCACCAGAACGCGCCAGCTTCATTATGCCGTCGATCATTGACCGTTCACCGCTGATGGTCGCGGTGTCTTCTGGCGGCGCAGCACCGGTATTGGCTCGGCTACTGCGGGAAAAACTGGAGAGTATTCTGCCGCAAAATCTCGGTAAGCTGGCGACATACGCAGGTGAATTGCGCAGTCGGGTCAAAAGCCGGTTCCGCAATATGAGCGCGCGCCGTCGCTTCTGGGAAAAGCTCTTCGTACACGATCGGCTGGCGCAGGCGCTGGCCAATGACAATAGCCAAAGTGTTAACCAGCTGACGGAGCTACTTTTCTCCGCGCCGCTCGATGACCGGGGTGAAGTCACGCTGGTCGGTGCAGGGCCGGGCGACGCAGGATTACTGACGCTGAAAGGGCTACAGCATCTCCAGCAGGCCGACATCGTCGTTTACGATCGGCTGGTATCGAAAGAGATTCTCAATCTGTCACGCCGTGACGCCGAGCGAATCTTCGTCGGCAAAGCCTCTGGCTATCACAGCGTCCCTCAGGATCAAATCAATCAGCTATTGGAAGAAAAGGCGCGGGCTGGCCATCGCGTTGTCAGGCTGAAAGGCGGTGACCCCTTTATCTTTGGCCGCGGTGCTGAAGAGCTAGAGCACCTGCAACAGGCGGGCATACCGTTCTCCGTCGTCCCCGGTATTACTGCCGCGTCGGGCTGTTCAGCCTACAGCGGTATCCCGCTCACCCATCGCGATCACTCGCAGGGCGTCAGGCTGATCACCGGACACGTCAAGCACGACACCGATCTGGACTGGTCCAGCCTCGCCGCGGAAAAGCAAACGCTGGTATTTTATATGGGGCTTCAGCAGGCCGAGTACATTCAAAACAAGCTGATCGAGCAACAGCTACCGGAAACCGTACCTGTCGCCATTATCGAAAACGGCACCTCAACTAAACAGCGAGTCCTGAGTGGACAACTCTCGCAACTGAGTGAATTAGCACAACAAGCCAGCAGTCCAAGTTTGATCATCATCGGCAACGTTGTCGGGCTGCGGGAAAAATTGAGCTGGTTCTCTGACCAGACAGCATAA
- a CDS encoding ABC transporter permease subunit (The N-terminal region of this protein, as described by TIGR01726, is a three transmembrane segment that identifies a subfamily of ABC transporter permease subunits, which specificities that include histidine, arginine, glutamine, glutamate, L-cystine (sic), the opines (in Agrobacterium) octopine and nopaline, etc.), translating into MEDVTFWQLISFGEHGWGKLLLIGAGMTLALAIGGFLLGAVIGTIGAWSKICGNRPVRYLADGYTTLIRGVPDLLIIYLLYFGGSSALTLLAKLFGSNEFFGFPGFLAGVIAVGISSGAQQTEVYRGAFYAVSKGEIEAAKACGMPTLLRLRRIIIPLLLRHAIPPLGNVWQLVLKTSALVSVTGVAELLTQAQTGAGSTGKPFDFFMAAALLYLAISICSGWIMRRAESHYSRGVKR; encoded by the coding sequence GTGGAAGACGTTACTTTCTGGCAGCTCATCAGTTTTGGTGAACATGGCTGGGGGAAATTATTACTGATTGGGGCAGGAATGACGCTCGCACTGGCGATCGGCGGCTTCCTGCTGGGAGCGGTGATCGGCACGATCGGTGCCTGGTCCAAAATTTGCGGCAATCGCCCCGTGCGCTATCTGGCTGATGGCTACACGACGCTTATCCGTGGCGTCCCCGATCTACTCATCATCTACCTGCTGTATTTCGGCGGCAGCTCTGCGTTAACCCTGCTCGCCAAACTGTTTGGCAGCAATGAGTTCTTTGGCTTTCCCGGCTTCCTCGCAGGGGTAATCGCCGTCGGCATTTCCTCCGGCGCACAGCAGACGGAAGTCTACCGCGGCGCGTTTTACGCCGTCTCCAAAGGGGAAATTGAGGCAGCCAAAGCCTGCGGTATGCCAACGCTACTGCGCCTGCGCCGCATCATCATACCGCTCCTGCTGCGCCACGCGATCCCCCCACTCGGCAACGTGTGGCAGCTGGTGCTGAAAACCTCCGCGTTGGTTTCCGTTACCGGCGTCGCTGAACTATTGACGCAGGCGCAAACGGGTGCGGGTTCTACCGGCAAACCGTTTGATTTCTTCATGGCGGCCGCGCTGCTTTATCTGGCTATCTCAATCTGTTCCGGCTGGATTATGCGCCGTGCTGAGTCTCATTATTCCCGGGGTGTGAAACGCTGA